A single window of Candidatus Bealeia paramacronuclearis DNA harbors:
- a CDS encoding type II toxin-antitoxin system RatA family toxin, with protein sequence MIQRQESHILPYPFQNLYDLVLDVEKYPEFLPWCLACKIREKGDDFFVADLAVGYKFFRETFRSRVEFEINQKISVEYLSGPFQYLKNEWGFTPLSPTETQVDFMIDFEFKNRFLQKTIQPLFDAAFLKMFDAFSERAKNI encoded by the coding sequence ATGATCCAACGTCAGGAATCCCACATTCTACCTTATCCTTTTCAAAATCTTTATGATCTGGTCTTAGATGTTGAGAAATATCCTGAATTTTTGCCCTGGTGTTTGGCGTGTAAAATTCGCGAAAAAGGGGATGATTTTTTCGTGGCCGATTTGGCAGTAGGTTACAAATTCTTCCGAGAAACATTTAGATCCCGCGTGGAGTTTGAGATCAATCAAAAAATCTCTGTGGAATATCTGTCTGGGCCCTTTCAGTATCTGAAAAACGAATGGGGTTTTACCCCCCTTAGTCCCACTGAAACGCAAGTGGATTTTATGATTGATTTTGAGTTTAAAAACAGATTTCTTCAAAAAACCATTCAGCCCCTTTTTGATGCGGCCTTTTTAAAAATGTTTGATGCCTTTTCAGAGCGTGCGAAAAACATATAA
- the lpdA gene encoding dihydrolipoyl dehydrogenase: MSDYNLIVIGGGPGGYVAAIRASQLGLKVALVEKAHMGGICLNWGCIPTKALLRCSEIHHLLNHLDDYGFKAEKVSFDFQKIIERSRGVATQLSNGIRHLMKKNKIDVIDGEAKVDGKSREQHQVKVGDKIYKAKNVILATGARPRIFPGLEPDHKLVWTYKEAMIPETLPKSLLVIGTGAIGVEFASFYKTMGSQVTLVEVLDRILPVEDPEISELAKKAFEKQGIKIHTSTKVANLKKGKDTVTATFERAGKSHEENFDRVIVAVGVVGNTENLGLEKTKVKVEKNQIITNEWCETNEPGIYAIGDVTSAPWLAHKASHEGVLCVEKMAGHHSAHPLTKMNIPGCTYSLPQIASIGLTEHKAKELGYTIQVGRFPFMGNGKAIAMGEPEGLVKTIFDAKTGELLGAHMIGAEVTEMIQGFTIAKTLEATEEDLIQTVFPHPTLSEMMHESVLSAYGRALHI; the protein is encoded by the coding sequence ATGTCAGATTATAATCTTATTGTGATTGGGGGTGGACCCGGCGGATATGTGGCGGCCATTCGAGCGAGTCAATTGGGATTGAAAGTTGCCCTTGTTGAAAAAGCCCACATGGGCGGAATTTGTCTCAATTGGGGATGTATTCCCACAAAAGCCCTTTTGCGGTGTTCAGAGATTCATCATCTTTTGAATCATCTCGATGATTATGGATTTAAGGCAGAAAAAGTTAGTTTTGATTTTCAAAAAATCATCGAACGCTCCCGCGGAGTGGCCACCCAACTTTCCAATGGCATTCGCCATTTGATGAAGAAAAACAAAATTGATGTGATTGATGGCGAAGCCAAAGTTGACGGAAAATCTAGAGAACAACACCAAGTTAAAGTTGGAGATAAAATCTATAAAGCCAAAAATGTGATTTTAGCAACTGGTGCGCGTCCCCGCATTTTTCCAGGCCTTGAGCCCGATCATAAATTGGTCTGGACTTATAAAGAGGCGATGATTCCAGAAACTTTGCCGAAATCCCTACTCGTTATTGGTACCGGCGCTATAGGTGTAGAGTTCGCAAGCTTTTATAAAACTATGGGGTCTCAGGTCACCTTGGTGGAAGTCTTGGATCGTATTTTGCCCGTAGAAGATCCTGAGATTAGTGAACTTGCGAAAAAGGCTTTTGAAAAGCAAGGTATTAAAATTCACACTAGCACCAAAGTTGCAAATCTCAAAAAAGGAAAAGATACTGTTACCGCAACTTTTGAACGGGCTGGAAAATCTCATGAAGAAAATTTTGATCGTGTGATTGTGGCCGTGGGCGTCGTTGGGAATACAGAAAATCTGGGTCTTGAGAAAACAAAAGTGAAGGTTGAGAAAAACCAGATTATTACGAATGAATGGTGTGAGACGAATGAGCCTGGAATTTACGCCATTGGGGATGTGACTTCAGCGCCATGGCTTGCCCATAAGGCGAGCCATGAAGGCGTTTTGTGTGTGGAGAAAATGGCTGGACACCACTCCGCACATCCGTTGACTAAAATGAACATTCCAGGATGTACATACAGCCTTCCTCAAATTGCAAGCATAGGTCTCACCGAACACAAAGCCAAAGAACTGGGATATACAATTCAAGTGGGCCGTTTTCCCTTCATGGGCAATGGAAAAGCCATTGCCATGGGGGAGCCTGAGGGCTTAGTCAAAACTATTTTTGACGCCAAAACTGGAGAGCTTTTAGGTGCTCATATGATTGGTGCAGAAGTGACCGAAATGATCCAAGGATTTACCATCGCCAAAACTCTGGAAGCGACCGAAGAAGACCTCATCCAAACCGTTTTCCCACATCCAACATTATCTGAAATGATGCATGAGTCGGTTTTAAGCGCTTACGGGCGTGCGCTCCATATTTAA
- a CDS encoding class I poly(R)-hydroxyalkanoic acid synthase, whose amino-acid sequence MTKNSKTLLPQKEVLDAWNHGFEILREHNSIMGQALSQMMQGQVGPQMLSPASFGDALLKTSQSLLEHPEKLLEAQQNLLTQVFELWEDTFQKAKDAATEIQSSRDKRFKSDIWKTNPYFHFSKEYYLLTSQWVQDLVGEAEGLSPDDAQKARFALKQMTDALSPTNFPFSNPEVIQKTIETGGENLKQGYEHLMSDMMRGVGVSTTDINAFVLGKTIATTPGDVIFRNDYLELIHYKPLVREIYQAPILIIPPWINKFYIFDLSPSNSFVKWMLSQGLDVFIISWVNPGMDMAEKSFADYMIHGVLEAMKTIVKNRVSPDIHLMGYCIGGVLTLCLLGYLAKKKEPLHVVSATLLATIFDFSKIGDLRVFLDKTQIDAAEELMKSKDVLSGQNMNSITSLLRANEMIWSFFVKNYLMGQKPPAFDFLYWNSDATNLPATMHSFVLRSLFHDNLLMKPKSFSLGGVPIDLSLVKTPIFSLATQNDHISPWKSCYEITQVLEAPVTFVLGGSGHVAGVMNPPAQNKYEYWQNTTYSALPENWLKNAKTSQGSWWKTWDHWMENYKGEKVQLDKILKASYPQIEAAPGRYVAVSYRDVIEDQADESAPTRKQKSA is encoded by the coding sequence ATGACAAAAAATTCAAAAACCCTCCTCCCTCAAAAAGAGGTTCTTGACGCTTGGAATCACGGCTTTGAGATTCTCCGTGAACACAATTCGATCATGGGGCAAGCGCTTTCTCAAATGATGCAAGGTCAAGTGGGGCCACAAATGCTCTCACCCGCATCATTTGGAGATGCGCTTTTAAAAACATCACAAAGCTTACTCGAGCATCCCGAAAAATTACTCGAAGCCCAACAGAATCTCTTGACCCAAGTCTTTGAACTTTGGGAAGACACCTTTCAAAAAGCCAAAGACGCAGCAACAGAAATACAATCGAGTCGAGATAAGCGTTTTAAAAGTGATATTTGGAAAACTAATCCTTACTTTCATTTTTCTAAAGAGTACTATCTTTTGACGTCTCAATGGGTTCAGGATTTGGTTGGTGAGGCCGAAGGTTTGTCCCCTGACGATGCTCAAAAAGCGCGCTTTGCTCTCAAACAAATGACGGACGCCCTTTCGCCTACAAACTTTCCGTTTTCCAACCCTGAGGTCATTCAAAAAACTATTGAAACGGGCGGCGAGAATCTCAAGCAAGGTTATGAGCATTTGATGTCCGATATGATGCGCGGCGTAGGCGTTTCCACCACAGATATCAATGCTTTTGTTTTGGGAAAAACAATTGCCACAACACCGGGCGACGTCATTTTTCGTAATGACTATCTCGAACTCATTCATTACAAGCCATTGGTCAGAGAAATTTATCAGGCACCCATTTTAATCATTCCGCCGTGGATTAATAAATTTTATATTTTTGATTTAAGTCCCTCCAATTCTTTTGTGAAATGGATGCTAAGCCAGGGTCTTGATGTCTTTATTATTTCTTGGGTGAATCCTGGAATGGATATGGCCGAAAAAAGTTTTGCGGATTATATGATTCACGGTGTTTTAGAAGCTATGAAAACGATTGTGAAAAATCGAGTCTCTCCCGACATCCATCTTATGGGATATTGTATTGGCGGTGTTTTAACATTGTGCCTTTTGGGATATTTGGCCAAAAAGAAAGAGCCACTTCATGTCGTTTCGGCAACCCTTTTGGCGACCATTTTTGATTTTTCAAAAATTGGGGATCTTCGTGTCTTTTTAGACAAAACCCAAATTGATGCGGCGGAAGAACTCATGAAATCCAAAGATGTTTTGTCGGGGCAAAATATGAACAGCATCACAAGCTTGTTGCGCGCCAATGAAATGATTTGGTCATTTTTTGTGAAAAATTATCTTATGGGGCAAAAACCACCAGCTTTTGATTTTCTCTATTGGAATTCGGATGCAACAAACCTTCCTGCTACCATGCATAGCTTCGTTTTAAGAAGTCTTTTCCATGACAATCTTTTGATGAAGCCAAAATCCTTTTCTTTGGGAGGCGTTCCCATTGATCTTTCTTTAGTAAAAACTCCCATCTTCAGTTTGGCAACTCAAAATGATCATATTTCTCCTTGGAAAAGTTGTTATGAAATTACCCAAGTCTTGGAAGCCCCTGTGACTTTTGTCCTGGGAGGATCTGGGCATGTGGCTGGTGTGATGAATCCGCCCGCCCAAAATAAGTATGAGTATTGGCAGAATACAACTTACTCAGCGCTTCCAGAAAACTGGCTTAAAAACGCAAAAACTTCACAAGGATCTTGGTGGAAAACCTGGGACCATTGGATGGAAAATTATAAAGGGGAGAAAGTTCAACTCGACAAAATTTTAAAGGCATCCTATCCTCAAATAGAAGCGGCCCCCGGCCGTTATGTTGCCGTTTCTTATCGTGATGTCATTGAGGATCAAGCTGATGAATCTGCCCCAACCCGAAAACAAAAATCTGCCTGA
- a CDS encoding M15 family metallopeptidase: MNLPQPENKNLPDQFVYLHHIDPTILSDLKYLTHHNFLGRPLPGYYMPCVILTEPAARALTRAQKDANAFGFTLKVYDAYRPQDAVDEFIRWAEDVEDQVMKAEFYPDINKADVFDLGYIAKRSTHSRGSTVDLTLVPLPSPHQRQWRPGDPTLDSRLPYDQRFPDNGIDLGTGFDCFDELSHPMNPNLPVHVRANRLLLRALMEKHGFRGITTEWWHFTLKDEPYPDTYFNFSLA, encoded by the coding sequence ATGAATCTGCCCCAACCCGAAAACAAAAATCTGCCTGACCAATTTGTTTATCTTCATCATATTGACCCCACAATTCTGAGTGATTTAAAATATCTCACACATCATAATTTTCTCGGTCGTCCTTTGCCAGGCTACTATATGCCGTGTGTTATTTTAACGGAGCCTGCCGCAAGAGCTCTGACACGTGCGCAAAAAGATGCTAATGCTTTTGGGTTTACGCTTAAAGTTTATGACGCCTATCGCCCTCAAGATGCCGTGGATGAATTCATCCGTTGGGCTGAAGATGTGGAAGATCAAGTCATGAAAGCAGAATTTTATCCCGACATTAACAAAGCTGATGTTTTTGATTTGGGATATATCGCAAAACGTTCCACACATTCCCGGGGGAGTACTGTGGATTTAACACTTGTCCCGCTACCATCACCTCATCAGCGCCAATGGAGGCCTGGGGACCCGACTTTGGATTCCAGACTTCCCTACGATCAGCGGTTTCCTGACAATGGTATCGACTTGGGAACAGGATTTGATTGCTTTGACGAGCTCTCCCACCCCATGAATCCGAACCTTCCCGTTCATGTTCGTGCTAATCGTCTTCTTTTAAGAGCGCTCATGGAAAAGCATGGTTTTAGAGGGATTACAACAGAATGGTGGCACTTTACGTTGAAAGACGAGCCTTACCCTGACACCTACTTTAATTTTTCCCTGGCGTGA
- a CDS encoding efflux RND transporter permease subunit yields MRFVELLIRRPVLATVMSIIIVMVGAVSYTYLPVRQFPEVDKPLISVRTQLEGASPQIVEQQLTRPLEEALGGLQGLEYMTSRSGPDESVIKLNFRIDRDMDAAAADVRDRLSRVRNTLPDEAQDPEIKKADADAAPTMFLALVSERKTVSELADYANRFLKSELETLKGVSSVEIYGGGNIEMHLVLDPVRLNAYKITATDIAGALKKQNIKKPAGRLKGEEREYQLTTTASLKTQDEFNNLIIADREGKLIRLKDVGHAELNSEDTRFISRFNGQNAVGIGIIKQSTANPLEIAKELYTRIDEIRASLPASIKLEVSSDNTVFIQRSVDEVYSAIWEASILVILVVFFFLHSIRASLIPLVTIPISLIGAFALMYAFGFSINLLTLLALVLAIGLVVDDAIVVVENVYRYIEKGLTPMEAAIKGTKEISFAVVAMTLTLAAVYAPVALSTGMTGKLFTEFSITLAGAVLVSGFIALTLSPMMCSRLLVGEDHPGLGTSKLASYFNKFATFMTRILDALDNGYASALKSVLHFRLYAVIGALVIAGSGAYIGKYQLEKELAPREDQGTIRSSMLAPAGATLKAIDRHATKADQILSTAPEIMKRMMVIQVGEDSYSMNTLVPWEDRTKKCSEIAKELKPELAKIPGLQISVYCPSKSLVSGSSGEDLSFVIQTSRSYDDLMHQMQRIWAAMGQHPGIEASSIQPDVGAPVQDYKAKINIDKAATLGVDPENIAQTLDTLIGGRKSTNFERENKQYPVRVWVGENFRKGPQDVLAMYVRGSRDNKETYVPLSDLIEVISRESTPEVNHFDGLRAVTLDARLKEGYGLGQVLTDVEAVAKRILPDGYFTTVSGGTRDYIKESYTLYMIFGLALAFIFLVMAAQFESFVDPLIIILSVPLSLAGAVLTLWLTPTGTLNIYSQIGLVTLIGLITKHGILIIDFANKLQDEGMRPFEAVMEAARLRLRPILMTTFAMVLGAIPLALASGPGAETREQIGWVIVGGMSFGTLFTLFLIPAVYTYLSRRKKVEDVHG; encoded by the coding sequence ATGCGTTTCGTTGAACTCTTAATTCGAAGGCCCGTTCTTGCAACTGTGATGAGCATCATCATCGTGATGGTTGGTGCTGTGAGCTATACTTATCTTCCTGTCAGGCAATTCCCTGAAGTTGACAAACCACTCATTAGCGTGAGAACGCAACTGGAAGGTGCAAGTCCTCAGATCGTTGAGCAGCAACTCACTCGCCCGCTTGAAGAAGCCTTAGGAGGGCTTCAAGGGCTTGAGTATATGACGTCCAGAAGTGGTCCTGATGAAAGCGTTATTAAACTTAATTTTCGCATTGATCGGGATATGGATGCAGCTGCAGCCGACGTGAGGGATCGCTTGAGCCGGGTACGCAATACACTTCCCGATGAAGCGCAAGACCCTGAAATTAAAAAAGCCGATGCTGATGCTGCCCCTACTATGTTTTTGGCGCTTGTGAGTGAACGGAAAACCGTCAGTGAATTGGCCGATTATGCGAACCGCTTTTTGAAAAGTGAACTTGAAACTTTAAAAGGTGTTTCAAGCGTTGAAATTTATGGTGGCGGAAATATCGAGATGCATTTGGTGCTCGATCCTGTGCGCTTGAATGCGTATAAAATCACAGCAACAGATATTGCTGGGGCCCTTAAAAAGCAAAATATTAAAAAACCTGCTGGACGTCTTAAAGGTGAAGAACGCGAGTATCAGCTCACAACAACGGCCAGTTTGAAAACTCAAGATGAATTTAACAATCTCATTATAGCCGATCGGGAGGGCAAATTAATTCGTCTTAAAGACGTGGGGCACGCTGAACTTAATTCTGAAGATACCCGCTTTATCTCTCGTTTTAACGGTCAAAATGCGGTGGGTATTGGCATTATTAAACAATCCACGGCCAATCCTTTAGAAATTGCAAAAGAGCTTTACACGCGTATTGATGAAATTCGGGCCTCATTGCCGGCGAGTATTAAATTAGAGGTCTCATCTGATAATACTGTCTTTATTCAACGGTCCGTAGATGAAGTTTACTCTGCAATTTGGGAAGCCTCCATTTTGGTAATTCTCGTTGTCTTTTTCTTCCTCCATTCTATCCGAGCATCTTTAATTCCACTTGTGACCATTCCGATTTCGTTGATTGGAGCCTTTGCACTCATGTATGCATTTGGATTTTCTATTAATCTTTTGACTCTTTTGGCTCTTGTGCTTGCCATTGGACTTGTGGTCGATGATGCCATTGTAGTTGTTGAAAACGTCTATCGCTATATCGAAAAAGGCTTAACGCCTATGGAAGCGGCCATTAAAGGCACCAAAGAAATCAGCTTTGCCGTTGTGGCCATGACCCTAACTTTGGCGGCTGTTTATGCACCTGTAGCTCTTTCAACCGGCATGACCGGAAAACTCTTTACTGAATTTTCGATTACCTTGGCCGGAGCCGTTCTCGTTTCGGGATTTATCGCACTCACGCTGTCACCCATGATGTGCTCACGCTTATTGGTAGGAGAAGATCATCCTGGGTTAGGAACATCAAAACTCGCGAGTTATTTTAATAAGTTTGCAACGTTTATGACGCGTATTTTAGATGCTTTAGATAATGGGTATGCTAGTGCACTGAAGTCCGTTCTTCACTTCCGTCTTTATGCTGTGATAGGTGCACTTGTGATTGCAGGATCAGGCGCCTATATTGGAAAATACCAACTTGAAAAAGAGCTCGCGCCCCGGGAAGATCAAGGTACAATTCGTTCGAGCATGTTGGCCCCTGCAGGCGCCACTCTTAAAGCTATTGATCGCCATGCGACAAAAGCCGACCAGATTCTCTCAACCGCCCCAGAGATTATGAAACGTATGATGGTCATTCAAGTGGGAGAAGATTCCTACTCTATGAACACGTTGGTGCCTTGGGAAGATCGCACGAAAAAATGTTCTGAAATTGCTAAAGAATTAAAACCTGAACTCGCTAAAATTCCAGGGCTTCAGATTAGCGTTTACTGTCCTAGCAAATCTCTTGTTTCAGGCTCCTCGGGCGAAGATCTTAGTTTTGTGATTCAAACCTCTCGCAGTTATGACGACCTCATGCATCAAATGCAGCGGATATGGGCTGCAATGGGACAGCATCCTGGTATTGAAGCTTCGAGCATTCAGCCTGATGTTGGGGCGCCTGTGCAGGATTACAAAGCCAAAATTAATATCGATAAAGCCGCAACTTTAGGTGTTGATCCTGAAAATATAGCACAAACTTTAGATACACTCATTGGAGGACGAAAATCCACGAACTTTGAGCGGGAAAATAAACAGTATCCTGTGCGTGTGTGGGTGGGTGAAAATTTCCGCAAAGGGCCTCAAGATGTGCTGGCCATGTATGTTCGGGGCAGTCGCGATAATAAGGAAACCTATGTTCCCTTGTCGGATCTTATCGAAGTAATTAGCCGGGAGTCCACCCCTGAGGTTAATCACTTTGATGGGCTTCGTGCGGTCACATTAGATGCTCGACTCAAAGAAGGTTATGGTTTGGGGCAGGTTTTGACGGATGTGGAAGCAGTCGCAAAAAGGATATTGCCTGATGGTTATTTCACAACAGTCAGCGGGGGAACGCGTGATTATATTAAAGAAAGCTATACCCTATATATGATTTTTGGCCTTGCGCTGGCCTTCATTTTCTTAGTGATGGCGGCTCAATTTGAAAGCTTTGTGGATCCTCTCATTATTATCTTGAGTGTTCCTTTATCCCTTGCCGGCGCTGTTCTAACATTATGGCTCACGCCTACAGGTACACTCAATATTTATAGCCAGATTGGTCTTGTGACATTGATTGGACTTATTACAAAGCACGGTATTTTAATTATCGATTTTGCCAACAAACTCCAAGATGAGGGGATGAGACCCTTTGAAGCCGTTATGGAAGCAGCGCGTTTGCGCTTACGTCCTATTCTTATGACAACTTTTGCGATGGTTTTGGGTGCCATTCCTTTGGCTTTGGCCTCAGGTCCAGGCGCTGAAACCCGCGAGCAAATTGGTTGGGTCATTGTGGGCGGTATGAGCTTTGGAACCCTTTTCACACTCTTCTTGATTCCTGCGGTTTATACTTATCTCAGCCGTCGAAAAAAAGTGGAAGACGTTCACGGGTAA
- the lipA gene encoding lipoyl synthase, which yields MTTSPQTPLKKPDWIRVKAPVSKAYQETRDLIREKKLNTVCEEAACPNIGECWAKKHATVMILGEVCTRACRFCNIKTGRPDLLDPHEPQRVAEAVAQMGLHHVVITSVDRDDLEDGGANHFAEVIRNIRASSPGTTIEVLTPDFLRKDGALEIVVEARPDVYNHNLETVPRLYSTVRPGARYFHSLWLLKRVKELDPTIFTKSGIMVGLGEEKQEVYQVMDDLRAADVDFMTIGQYLQPTPKHHHVDRFVRPDEFHSYSEMGKGKGFLVMAASPLTRSSYHAGDDFKRLQAARLGN from the coding sequence GTGACGACATCTCCTCAAACCCCTTTGAAAAAGCCAGATTGGATTCGGGTCAAAGCGCCCGTATCTAAGGCGTATCAAGAAACACGAGATTTAATTCGTGAGAAAAAACTCAACACTGTGTGTGAAGAAGCGGCCTGCCCCAACATTGGGGAATGCTGGGCAAAAAAACACGCCACTGTGATGATTTTGGGCGAGGTGTGCACACGTGCGTGCCGTTTTTGTAATATTAAAACGGGCCGTCCGGATCTTCTCGATCCCCATGAGCCCCAGCGCGTCGCTGAGGCTGTGGCGCAAATGGGGCTTCATCATGTGGTCATTACTTCCGTTGATCGAGACGATCTTGAGGATGGTGGCGCCAACCATTTTGCCGAGGTCATTCGCAATATCAGGGCGTCATCACCGGGCACTACCATCGAAGTTTTAACACCTGATTTTTTGCGGAAAGACGGGGCCCTTGAGATCGTGGTGGAGGCGCGGCCTGATGTTTACAACCACAACCTTGAGACAGTTCCAAGGCTTTATTCGACAGTGAGGCCTGGAGCGCGCTATTTCCACTCCTTGTGGCTTTTAAAGCGCGTCAAAGAACTTGATCCTACGATTTTCACAAAGTCTGGAATTATGGTGGGATTGGGGGAGGAAAAGCAGGAAGTTTATCAAGTCATGGATGATCTACGCGCAGCTGATGTTGATTTTATGACCATCGGTCAATATCTTCAGCCCACACCCAAACATCACCATGTCGATAGGTTTGTCAGGCCTGATGAATTCCATAGTTATTCAGAAATGGGAAAAGGTAAAGGATTTTTGGTTATGGCGGCCTCCCCTTTGACGCGATCCTCTTATCACGCAGGCGATGATTTTAAAAGGCTTCAAGCAGCAAGATTGGGCAATTAA
- a CDS encoding efflux RND transporter periplasmic adaptor subunit — protein MKTYQKIILAAVVAGAGFGAFQYFFVHKKTMDLPQKEAVPVEVTIAKTATITNRVKSSGILTANQSVSIRPEVSGQIAEILFEEGQEVKKGAPLYKISDALYKAKVKEAEAQVALSREEYRRATSLLEKKFGTLQNRDKALATLQVNEAQLDEAKIKLEDTIIKAPFEGVMGISNVSVGALVSEQTELVNLVDLTPINVDFNVPESLLGKIKPGDVVDATIADYDILPMDATIKALAPEVDPATHTIKIRATLPNTDLKLRPGLYAHMSIAAGEIKNAVLIPETAIELEDGEPVVFVVMDKIAIRTVVSTGMKDGKMVEVTNGLKEGDTIVINGQFRLHDGDEVAVMEEQKK, from the coding sequence ATGAAAACATATCAAAAAATCATTCTCGCAGCTGTCGTCGCCGGAGCCGGCTTTGGTGCCTTCCAATATTTCTTTGTGCATAAAAAAACCATGGATCTCCCTCAAAAAGAAGCTGTTCCTGTGGAGGTGACCATTGCCAAAACAGCAACAATTACCAATCGGGTAAAGTCTTCAGGGATTTTAACGGCTAATCAATCCGTCTCCATCCGACCCGAAGTAAGTGGTCAGATTGCAGAAATTCTTTTTGAAGAAGGGCAAGAAGTAAAAAAAGGAGCGCCACTTTATAAAATTAGCGATGCACTTTATAAAGCTAAAGTGAAGGAAGCCGAAGCTCAAGTTGCACTTTCCCGTGAGGAATATCGCAGGGCTACGTCTTTGCTTGAGAAAAAATTTGGCACTCTTCAAAATCGAGATAAAGCTTTAGCAACCCTTCAAGTCAACGAAGCCCAGCTTGATGAAGCTAAAATCAAATTGGAAGATACTATCATCAAAGCTCCTTTTGAGGGGGTGATGGGAATCAGCAATGTGAGTGTAGGTGCCCTTGTCTCAGAACAAACGGAACTTGTGAATTTGGTTGATTTAACCCCCATTAATGTGGACTTCAACGTTCCCGAATCTTTGCTGGGAAAAATCAAACCTGGTGATGTCGTCGATGCGACTATTGCGGATTATGATATTTTGCCCATGGATGCAACCATCAAAGCTCTGGCTCCTGAGGTTGATCCAGCAACGCATACCATTAAAATCAGGGCTACTTTACCTAATACGGATTTGAAATTACGTCCCGGTCTTTATGCCCACATGAGTATTGCTGCAGGAGAAATTAAAAACGCAGTGTTAATTCCAGAAACTGCAATTGAGCTTGAAGATGGGGAACCCGTTGTTTTTGTAGTTATGGATAAGATTGCCATCCGCACTGTGGTCAGCACGGGCATGAAAGACGGAAAAATGGTTGAAGTCACGAATGGGCTCAAAGAAGGTGATACTATTGTGATTAATGGCCAGTTCCGACTTCATGATGGTGATGAGGTTGCTGTCATGGAAGAACAAAAAAAGTAA